Below is a window of Fervidobacterium pennivorans DSM 9078 DNA.
TTTATGAACGCCATATGTTTGAGAACTTCTTTTCCGTTTTCATCTTTCACAACAAGTGTTAGTGGTGTTGACTCTGTGACTTCTTTAAAAAGCTTTAAGAAGCTGTTCTTTTCCAAAGCCAGGCTAACTGGTTTCTCGAGTCCTGGCCCGTACGCAATAGCAGGTATAACACCCTGCGCTCTCAATCTTCTAACTGCGCGCTTTTTGCCAACTATAGACCTTAGTTGCGCGTTAACTACGTGCTCCATGTCTACTCCTCCTTCTTTTTTATTTTTAAGGTTTTATTTTTATCTTCTTATTTTTTTCTCAGCTGGGTTAGAGTTATTTGAAGAGTATACTGACAGAGAGATTCTTTCTAACCCTAATTATCGCTTCCCCGAGCAAAGGTGCAACAGAAACAACATGGAACTTGCTAGGTAGACTCTGATGATATATTGTATCACTAATATAAATCTTTTCAATACTCGAGTTCTCAATTCTTTCAACCGCACCAGATGAGAGAACCGGATGTGTTATACAAGCAATTACTCTCTTCGCGCCTGCGTTCTTTACAGCATTTGCACCTTCAACCAAAGAACGTGCAGTATCAACGATATCATCTACGATAATCGCTGTCTTATCCTTAACATCACCTATTATGTTAAGAATTTCAGCCACGTTGTCTTTCGGACGCCTTTTGTCAAGTATTGCAAGAGGAAGGCCCACCCTTTCAGCTATTTGTCGCGCTCGCTTAACTCCACCCACATCTGGTGAAACAATAACAGCATCGTCGTCCAGTATTCCATCTTTACTTAATGTCTCAAGAAACACAGGAAAGCTCCAAAGATTGTCAACAGGAATATCGAAGAATCCTTGAACTTGTTCGGCATGTAAGTCAACAGTCATCACACGAGTTGCTCCTGCAACTGTGAGTAAATTCGCAACGAGCTTCGCTGTAATCGGGTCTCTACCTTTTGCCTTTCTATCCTGTCTTGCGTAGCCGTAGTAAGGTATTACCACGGCAATGCTATTGGCGGAAGCCCTTTTAAACGCATCTATCATAACCAACAATTCCATTAAATTTTCGTTAACCGGTGGACAAGTAGGCTGAATGACAAAAACATCGTGGCCACGTACTGTTTCCTCTATACGAACGTTGATTTCACCATCCGCAAATCTTCCAACCGTGATGTCGCCAAGTCTCATACCAATGTAGCTAGCAACCTTTTCCGCCAAGACCTTGTTCGCATTACCAGTGAAAATCTTCATTTCATTCCTTGTGATTTGCATTTTTCATGGCCTCCCTTTTCAGCTTCGCCCAGTTTTCCTTAATAATTTGTCTAGCCCTTCCAAGTGCCAGAGCATCATCTGGAACGTCTTCAGTAATAACCGAACCTGCCCCTACAATCGCTCCTTTTCCTATTTTAACTGGTGCAACGAGCGAAGAATTGCTACCTATAAATGCACTATCACCAATAAATGTCTGGTACTTTTTGTAACCATCGTAATTGCAGGTAATAGTTCCAGCTCCAATGTTTACGTCCTCACCGACAGTTGCATCACCTAAGTAAGTGAGATGCTGTGCCTTTGAGTTCTTTCCTATTGTAGATTTCTTCGTTTCCACGAAGTTTCCAATCTTTACATTCTCTTTTAGAATCGTTCCCTCTCTCAGTCTTGAGAACGGTCCGACAGATACATTATCTTCTATAACTGCTCCTTCAACTTCTGAACGTATCACTTTGACGTTGTTACCGAGTATTGAATTCTTTATTCGGGTATATGGTCCTATTTCACAGTCTTCACCAATTGTGATTTCTCCTTCTAAAATTGTAAATGGGTAAATTACGGTGTCAATACCTATTTTCACATCAGGTCCTATGAATGTGGAAGTGGGATCCACTACTGTAACTCCCGAAAGCATCAACTCTTTCAGAATTCTTTCTCTTGCAACAGCCTCAAGCTGGGAAAGCTGAACTCTATCGTTTACACCAGATACTTGCACAGGATCATCTAACAATACCGTTTCAACATTCTCTGCCATTTCAACTAAATCTGTCAAGTAGTACTCGCCTTGTGCATTGTTGTTGGTGAGTTTATCTATGTTATCAAGCAAGAACTTTCCGGAAAATATGTAAATTCCGCTGTTGACTTCTTTTATCCTTAGCTGTTCTTCATTAGCATCCTTGTGCTCAACAATTCTAATCTTTCCATTTTCTCTAACAATTCTTCCATAGCCGGTAGGGTCATCTGCAATGAACGTTAAGACTGTGGCATTTGCTTTGGCATTCGTGTGAGTTTCTAAAAGTCTTTGAATTGTTTCCTCCTTTAGAAGAGGGACATCACCGTAGAGTATCAGTACATCATCGCTTGGTGATATAAACTCTTTAGCGCACATCACCGCATGTCCTGTCCCAAGTTGCGGCTCTTGAATGTACACTTTAACATCTGCTGGGAGATAAGACTTCACAATCTCGGCCTTGTGACCAATCACTACACCAACTTCTCCGAATTTCTTTCCCAAGTCCACAACCCAGTTTATCATCGGCTTACCAAGTATCTTGTGAACTACCTTTGGGTATTTCGACTTCATCCTTTTGCCCAATCCAGCAGCAAGTATGAGTACTTTCATACCAACAACCCCCAACATTTTTAAGATAATGTTAACTAAAAGTATTGAAACTTTCCAAAAACCGCATTATCCTTATAAAGAGGGGACACCCCCCAACCAACTCTCGACAAAGGAGGTATCCCGATATGAACAACTCAACGCTCTCTTGTCCAAAATGCGGTTCCACCAGCTTATACAAAAACGGTCATGACAAATACGGTAACCAACAATTCCTTTGCAAACTCTGCCATCATTCTTTCAAACTCTCCCATTCTCAAAAACGCAAAAACTTTCCTTTCCCATATCCCAAATGCTCTTCTTGTAGTAAGCCTAACGTCTTTGTGTAGCGAGGAATCTTTGGCAAACCAATAACGGCAATATCAATCGCACCCTTTAGCAATTACACTCTTTCATCACTACAAGTTAACACTATCATTTTTAACATTTTTATTTATTATCTTCGTCATCGGCTTTATATCTTTTTTGAATTGAAAATTCCCTTAAAATAACCGGAATGAGAATAAGTCCGAGCAGGTATCCTTTAACGCCAAATTTATGGGCTCCTATCGCACCTATACCCATTCCGGTTAACAACATCATTGGAATTAGACTGTACCAAGTTTTGAGTATGTCATAGAAAACTGCGAAAAATGTTCCATAAACAACGAAATTCAGCCCTTCCAAACTATATGGTCGAAACTTGCCAAATATGGCTATTGCACCAATTAGAAGAAGATTTAACCCTGCTAAGGACTCCGCCCGGTCGCTTTTCCTAAACGCGAAGTATAATCCTACAAGTATGAGGGAAAAATAACTGGGATTCCTTGTCAAATAGAACGAAGCTACGGAAGCTATTATAGAAAGTACCAAAGCCACCATTGGATATCACTCCATTTAATAGAAGATAGAACTAGCATGTTAAGAAATATAAGGGGCGCAAAAGCGCCCCCGTGAGTTAAGTATAATTAGCTTCTGTATTTAATACTTGCTTGAGCAGCTGCAAGTCTTGCAACTGGAATTCTGTATGGTGATGCACTGACATAGTCAAGTTTTGTTGTGGCAAAGAATTCGATGGATTTTGGATCTCCACCGTGTTCACCACAGACTCCACACTTGAGTGTTGGTTTAACTTCCTTTCCTTTTTCCGTTGCAAGTTTCACAAGCTGACCGACACCTTGTGTATCAATGTGTTTGAATGGGTCGTGTTCAAGTATACCTTTTTCAAGGTATTCTGGCAAGAACTTTCCAACGTCATCTCGGCTGAATCCGAATGTCATCTGTGTAAGGTCGTTCGTACCAAAGCTAAAGAAGTCAGCTTCCTGGGCAATCTGGTCAGCTGTAACTGCAGCTCTTGGAACCTCTATCATTGTACCAACGAGATACTTGAGGTCAACACCATGTTCTTTAATGAGTGCGTCTGCTGTTTCCACAACAACTTGTTTTATGTATTTAAGTTCGTTGACATGGCCTACAAGAGGAATCATTATTTCCGGAACAACTTCGATACCTTCCTCTTTCTTAAGTTCGATAGCTGCAAGGATTATTGCTTTTGTTTGCATTACAGCAATCTCCGGATATGTGATGACAAGCCTTACGCCCCTGTGTCCGAGCATTGGGTTAAGCTCGTGGAGTTGTTCAACAACTTTCTTGAGTTCTTCAACAGAAATACCAATCTGCTGAGCAACTTCTGCCATCTGTTCTTCTTCCTGTGGCAAGAATTCGTGTAGTGGTGGGTCGATAAGTCTTATTGTAACTGGGTAACCCTTCATTTCTCTGAACAGACCTTTGAAATCTTCCTTTTGGAGCGGGAGAAGTTCGGCAAGTGCTGCTTCCCTTTCTTCTTTTGTTCTTGCGACTATCATTCTTCTAACCTTTGGTATTCTGTCCTTTTCAAAGAACATATGCTCAGTTCTGCAGAGTCCGATACCTTCTGCTCCGAATTCTCTCGCAACTTTTGCATCTCTTGGAACGTCAGCGTTTGCCCTAACGCCAAGCTTTCTGAATTCGTCTGCCCATGAGAGTAGTTCGGCAACTGGTCCTTCGAGACCTTGTGGTTTAACTGTCGTAATCTTTCCAAGGAACACTTCTCCAGTAGTTCCATCTATTGACAACCATTCGCCTTCTTTAACAATTATGTCGCCAACTTTGAGGTAGCCTTCTTCTTCATTAACGTAAATACTTTCCGCACCGACTACTGCTGGTTTACCGAGACCTCTTGCAACGACAGCAGCGTGAGATGTCATACCACCGCGTGCTGTTAGTATACCCTCGGCTGCATTCATACCACCGACGTCTTCAGGACTTGTCTCTGGTCTAACAAGGAGAACCTTTTCTCCTGCTTTTGCTGCTTCTTCCGCTTTGTGTGCATCGAAGTAAACTTTACCTGTTGCAGCACCTGGTGATGCTGGAAGACCTTTTGCAATAACCTTTGCATTCTTTCTTTCGTTTTCATCGAATTTCGGGTGGAGCACTCTTTCAATATCGGATGGTTGGACTCTCAAGACGGCCGTCTTCTTATCGATGAGACCTTCGTGAACCATGTCAACTGCTACCTTTATTGCAGCCTGGCTTGTTCTCTTTGCGCTTCTTGTCTGGAGTATGTAGAGTTTTCCTCTTTCAACTGTGAATTCGATGTCCTGCATGTCTTTGAAATACCTTTCAAGTCTGTCCATTATTTGAATGAGTTCTTCGTAAGCTTGTGGAATCAATTCTTTCATTTTTTCAAGAGGATATGGAGTTCTTATACCAGCAACGACGTCTTCACCTTGTGCATTTGGCAAGAATTCTCCGTAGTATACTTTTTCTCCAGTGTTCGGGTCTCTTGTGAAACAAACACCTGTACCGCTGTCGTCACCCATGTTACCAAAGACCATGGCAACAATGTTGACAGCTGTTCCAAGGAGCTGACCTTCTTTGATTCCATGAATTTCTCTGTATTTGATAGCCCTATCACTCATCCATGACCAAATAACTGCCTCAATTGCTGCCCACAATTGTTTGTAGACATCCTGTGGGAACTCTTTTCCGTGTTTTTTGTAAATTTCTTTGTAGATTTCTACAAGCTTTTTGAGGTCTTCCGCATCAAGCTCTGTGTCAAGCTTTACACCTTTTTGTGCCTTCATTTCGGCGAGCGCATTTTCGAAATCTGCATGTGGAATTCCAAGAGCGGTATCACCGAACATTTGGAGAAATCTTCTGTAAGAGTCATATGCGAATCTTTCGTTGTTTGTCATTTCGACAAGACCTTTGACTGTTTCGTCGTTAAGACCCAGGTTGAGGATTGTGTCCATCATACCAGGCATCGAGATAGCGGCACCTGACCTAACAGAAACAAGGAGTGGCTTTTTGGGATCTCCAAACCCTTTTCCTGTTACTTCCTCCAATCTTTTCATTGCTGCGTCAACTTGTTCTTTCAAATCCTCTGGATAAGTTCTGTTGTTGTCATAATAGTATTTACAAACTTCTGCAGAAATAGTAAAGCCAGGAGGAACTGGAACTCCGGCGTTCGTCATTTCAGCAAGATTTGCACCTTTACCACCCAGTATGTCTCTCATCTGGGCGTTACCTTCTGCCTGTCCATTGGCAAAGAAATAAACCCACTTTTTACCCATTTTCACACCTCCACATCGAAAAATTTAGAAAAGTACCTGTATAATTGTATCATACTTTTTCTATTTGTCGTATACACACCGTGATAAATTGTTTTTTTCTTTTATGTTAATTTCTTCAGAAAGTGTTTGATTCGTGGCATAGTTAAGATGCGAACCGTTGTTTAAAGCAAAATAAAGCAAAAAATTGATGTATAAAAGGTGGTAGAAAATTACAAGAAGGTGGAGCCTGTGGAAAGGAGTATACTGACAAATACTTTCAAAACCTTGTTGATGGGAACCGTTTCATTTTACTTGCTAACTTATCTTTCATCCTCGAGCGTTCTCAAGACAATTTCATCAGATGTTAGAAAAATCAACATCGATTCGATTCAAGTTGCATACAGAGAAGCAGGTCAAAGCAATTCAAAAGTAGTGGTATTTTTGCATGGATTTGGAGGGTCATCTTACGATTGGAAGGAGCTAATGGACATGCTGTCCGAATCATACCGCTGCATAGCATTTGATATACCGCCATTTGGTTTATTCGAAAAGAGATTAGATTTTGATTATTCAGACGAGTCAATGTAAGGCTTATAATGGACTCCCTGAATTATCTTGGTGTAAATCGTTACGTTTTAGTCGGTCATTCAATGGGTGGCTACTTATCATTGGCAATAGCAAGTCTTTTTCCAGAAAGAGTGGAAAAACTAATTTTGTTTGACGCAGCGTATACGAATCATTCAGAATCTTTAAATGGTCTTAATCTTCCTTTTGAATTGGGCAACGAGAACCAGGTTAAACTTTACCAAGTACTTTTGGACATAGGTTTAAAAACATATCCTTTGGTTAAATTTCTCTACCAGACATCTCTTTCGACTGGTAGCATTCTTAGCACAGAACACTTTGAATATCTTTTTGCGCAAAACTATTTCTTACCAGCGGAAGTGCTATTAAATTAACTAAAGACAAAACCACCCAAAAGCCTTTAGCAGTAGACCTTGCTAACATAGTTGCAAAAACACTCATCATTTATGGCGAAAAAGATAACATAACTCCCTCATCAATTGGTGAATACTTGGCTCGGAACATAAAGGGTTCTCAACTTATACGGATTCCAAACGAAGGACACATGCCCTTAGCAAATAAATTAGTATTAGAGAAGGTAAAAGCATTTCTGAAAGACTGATAAAAAGAGCGTGACCCCATCATTATAGGGTCACGATGAATTTTTGATACCGAAAAACACAAGAGATTTCAGAGAGGAGGATTTCCAAGTGCGATTAAAGTTCCATCCCACCGTCGATAATTATCACCTGGCCATTGATGTAGGTTCCGTCTATCACTAAGAATTTTACAAGCTTTGCAACTTCCTCTGGTTTTCCAAATCTTCTCATAGAGATTTTCTCGAGTGCGGTTTTTTTAATTTCCTCGGGTAATTTTTCTGTCATAGGTGTTTCGATAAAACCTGGTGCAATAGCATTTACCCGAACGTTTTTCCTTCCAAATTCCTTCGCCAGAGACTTTGTTAAGCCTATCAATCCGGCTTTTGAGGCAGCATAGTTCGCCTGCCCAATATTACCCTCTAATCCAACAACGGAGGAGACATTGATTATAACACCTTCATTCTTTGCAATTTCCCTTATTGTTGCTTTAACCATGTTGAACGCACCCGTTAGGTTCGTGTTTATCACACTGTCCCACTCTTCGTAAGTCATTCGGTACACTAAATTGTCTTTCGTTATTCCTGCGTTGTTGACAAGTATATCTATCCTCCCAAGCTTTTGCACCACATTTTTAACTGCACTTTCAACAGCGTTCCTATCGGTAATATCAAGGATGTATTCGTGATAGAATCGAGCATCAATATTCTCTGATGAAGGTGTATAGTTGAATCCAACGACAATACATCCTTCTTCGATAAATTCTTTTGTTATCGCTTTCCCAATCCCTCCTGATGCACCTGTGACAATTGCAACCTTTCCATCAAGTCTGCCCATACTCTTTCCCCCTCATAACTTTGTCAAGTTTCAAAGCAACGAGATTGGCCACAAACAATTTGGCAAAATCAATGAAAACAAAAGGTATGACTCCTACTATGAAAGCTTTCCTATAACTGCCTATGTGGAGCCCTAAAACAGTCCAACCAATGATGTAAACCACAGCAAGCCCCACGACTCCTGATAAAACGGTATTAAATTTTCTCCTTAGTTGCGCAATTAAAAAAGCGCTAATCGGAAATGCCCACAGATAGCCTGATGTAGGTCCAACCAGATGAGCAATACCACCAGAAAAGTTTGCAAAAACAGGAAGACCTACTGCTCCAAGTGTCAAGTAAAGCAGCATAGAAGTCATAGCTTCAACAGGACCCAACAAAAAACCAGACAGGAAAACAAAGAGCATTTGTAATGTTATAGGGACATTTCCAACAGGAACCGCAATCTGAGCCCCAACTGCTGTTAATGCTGCAAATAAGGGAATAATAGCTATTCTCCTTAAATCCCTAATATTTCCTTTTGTGCCCTTATTGTTCTTATCTTCCACCGGTAACCCCCTCCGTCAGATTTTTGGTTTCGATTAACGTTGAAAAGTGTTTGGCATTGAGTTTGGCTTTCTTCAACATAGAAGTCAACACATTTTTTGGTCCGACTTCTACAAATTCGTCAACACCAAGAGCAATCATCCTATCAATTGATTGTTTCCAATATACAGGTCCACTAATTTGTTCAAGAACATAATGTTTTATTTGTTCAGGGTCTGTTATTTCTCGAGCTACACTATTCATAACAATAGGGTATTTTGGCTGTCTAAATTTTATATGCTCAACTTCTGCAGCCATCTTTTCTCTTGCACTTTCCAAAAATGGTGTATGGAAAGGACCGGATACCTTTAGTTCTATCGCCCTTTTACCATTTTCAGTGAGGTGCTTTACAAAGCTTTTTATACTTTCGCTTTTCCCACTTACAACTGTTTGTTCCTCAGAATTGTAGTTAGCTATATAGAGACCGTCGTATTTGCGGACGAGTTCTTCTATCTCCTCAATTGCTACACCTACAACCGCTGCCATGCTACCTTCCCCAGGCTTCATTGCTTGCGATATATACTCTCCTCTTTTTCTTACAAGATATATACCTGTTTCAAAATCATAAACCCCTGCCACAGCAAGTGCTGTGTACTCACCTAAGCTGTGTCCGGCAACAAAATCGGGTTCTCTAAAACACTTTTTCAACTCAGTAAATGCCACATAACTTGCTAAGTATATAGCTGGTTGAGCATTTTCGGTGAGTTTCAAAACTTCCTCATCACCGTCCATGATTTCTATCAAGTCGAAGCCTAAAACATCATTTGCAACTTTTGCATAGTTATCCCACGACTCGTATTTGGAAAAGTCACTTGCCATTCCGCTGTATTGTGAACCTTGTCCTGGAAAAATGTAAGCAAGTTTCATAGAAAATCACCTCCAATTCGAGACAATTCCCAAAAGTTTTTGCTTATTTGCTTCCTCATTTCTTCATTTTAAAAGTTCACAAAGTTCTTGAATCGTTGCATAGAACTCATTAACAATGTCTGTAATTATTTCCTTCACGGGCTTAATCTCATTTATCAATCCTACACATTGACCTGCCATGAACGAGCCTTCTTCAATATTGCCATCAACTACCGCTTTTCTTAAGCTTCCAACTAAAACTTCTTCAGCTTCCTGAAGATTCTTTGTTTCTAACTCTTTCACTTTTTTCGCGAACCTTGTCTCAATTACCCTGGCAGGATGTCCAAGTGGAGCGCCTGTGATTACAGTATCTCGTATAGATGATTTTATGATAAGCTTTTTGAAATTCTCATGTGTGTCTGCTTCTGTTGAAGCGATGAATCTTGTTCCCATTTGGATGCCCTCAGCACCAAGTGCAAACATCGCAGCCATGGATTTTCCATCGGCTATTCCCCCAGCTGCAATGACTGGTATTTTCACGGCCCTACACACAGCGTTTACCAGGACTAACGTGGTAACCTCTCCAATATGACCTCCCGATTCCATACCTTCGGCAATAACTGCATCTGCCCCTATACGTTCCATCATCTTCGCCATATTGTCCGAAGCAACAACAGGTAAGACCTTAACCCCAGCTTCTTTCAACTTTGACATATACTTTGAAGGATTACCAGCTCCAAATGTCACAACAGGCACTTTCTCCTCTATAACTAAATCAACCAGCTCATCAGCATACGGTGATACTAGTATTATGTTTACTCCGAAAGGCTTATCTGTTAATTTACGGATGGTATCGATAGCCTCTTTTAGCTGTGCTCTGTTCATCGCACCGGAACCTATAACTCCTAACCCTCCAGCATTCGAAACGGCAGCTGCTAGCTTTGGAGTCCCAGCCCACGACATACCTCCCATGATAATTGGATATTCGATGTTCAACAGCTGGCAAATTCGATTATTTTCCTTGAAGTTCATCTTCCATCCGCCTCACTTTGTACTTTATCCTCAACGGCTGATGATGAATCCTTGCCTTCTCCTTTTTTCACTCCCACCATCAATTTTGCTTTTGCGACCAGTTGACCATCGACTTTGGCTTTCCCATCAACAATTACTATAGGTCCTTTCTTGTCTAGCACTTTAACTTCGTATGTCAGCTCACAGTTAGGTCTAACTTCTTTCTTAAACCTCGCTTCGTCTATGCCGATGAAGATGGGTATTGAATTTCTTTCCACATTCTCTAACAACAAAACTCCTGCTGTTTGCGCAAGACCTTCAATAATGTAGACTCCCGGATATATTGGATAGCCTGGGAAGTGACCTTTAAACACCGGTTCATCTTTGGTAACGTATTTTTTTGCAATGATGTAGTCCTCTCCTTGTTCAATCACTTCGTCAACCAAAAGTATAGGGTCTCTGTGGGGCAATATTTTTAGAATTTCTTCTTTTCCTCTTAGTGTTTTCTTTTCATTCATATCTTCCCACCACCAACGAAGCATTGTGTCCACCAAAGCCGAAGGAGTTCTTAATAAAATTCCGTATTTCTACACCTTCAATAGTAGTTCGTGGAATGTTGAAATAATCAGGTCCATCTAACTCTTCCAAATTCGGCATTCCGTGAATAAATCCTTCGTTCATTTGAACGATGGAAGCTATTGTCTCGACAGCACCTGCTGCACCTAATAAATGTCCTGTTAATGTCTTCATTGAGTTGACATAAATATCCTTGACCCTCTCACCGAAGACATTTTCTATAGCTTTCAACTCTACTTCGTCACCAGCGGGTGTACTTGTTGCATGACAACTCACAAAGTCAATCTCGTTAATCGAAAGTGCTGCATCCTCAATTGCCATCTTCATTACTTTTGTTGACCCTCTTGCTTCAGGATCCGGAGCACTAAAATGGTATGCATCATCATTCATCGCATAACCCTTTATCTCGGCTATAATTTTCGCACCACGTGCCCTTGCAAATTCCTCGCTTTCCAGTACTAAAACTCCCGCTCCTTCCCCCATCACAAACCCATCTCTTCCTTTATCAAAAGGTCTAGACGCCTTTTTAGGTTCGTCGTTTCTCGTTGAGAGTGCTCGCATAGACGCAAATCCAGAGATGGGAAGTGGTGCAATTGTAGCTTCTGAGCCACCAACTATTGCGACATCTGCGTAACCGTGCCGAATCAGCATTGCACCTAACGCTATTGAATGAACAGATGTTGCACATGCGCTTACGGGAGCAAAGTTTGGACCTTTTAATCCAAATTCCATTGCTATCACACCGCTCGCCATGTTTATAAGAATCATTGGAATCAAGAATGGACTTACTCTTTCAGGACCTTTCTCTTTCATTACTTCGTTTTGTTCTGCAAGTGTCAGGAATCCGCCCATACCAGACGAAACCAGCACTGCGACTCTTTCCTCAATTCCATTGAAATCTAACCCACTCATAGTTATTGCTTGTCTTGCAGCTGCAATGGCAAACTGATTGAACCTATCAAGACGCTTAGCAAGTTTTCTGTCCATGTACTCTTCAGGTTTAAAATCCCTTACTTCGGCAGCAATTTGTACTGGGAGGTTCGAGGCATCGAAAGATGTTATCTTGTCAATACCAATGTGCATATTTCTCAAATTTTGAGCAAATGTTTCCAAAGAACACCCAATTGGAGAGATAACACCAATTCCAGTAACTACAACTCTTCTTTTCAAAATCTCCACCCCCTTCTTCCTTAATAATCTTCTTTTTCAAAGGACTAAATCTCTACTTTTTCACCAATCACCATTCCAAATGCTTCCGGTCCTACATGTGCAGCTATTGCCGCACCGATATTTGAAATTCCGAGTACAGCCTTTTCATCAAAATTTGCAATCAATTTGTCCAAATAGTTTTTCATACTTTCGATAGTAAAACCACCAATAATAGAGTAGTGTCGTGCAATACCTTTTTGATTCACAAAGTCTTGCGCTATCTTTGCCATAGAAGAAACCCCTGATTCCAAAGTCCTCACTGTTCCCAAGGTGTTAACTTCACCTTCGTTATCTGTTGTAAGGATAGGCTTTATGTTAAGTAATTTCCCAAAGAAAGCCTTTGCCTTTCCTATGCGACCACCCCTGTATAGATATTCAAGCGTTGGCACAAAGAAAACAAGCTGCGAGTTCTCAACTGCTTTGTCAATATCCTTTTGTGTTAGATTACCATTTTTTCTCACAAGTTCCATAGCTTTCAAAAGAACGTATCCTTGCTTTATTGAAGCAGTTTTTGAGTCTAAAACTACGATATTCTTGGCCCCGAGCGAACTGACAACACTTTGAACAATGTCGTACGTATTACTTAGCTTTGAAGAAATCGTTATAACATATACTTTTTCACTACTTTCAGATGCTTCTTTTAGAACTCTCTCCACAGCTTTGGGTTTAGGTAGAGAGGTTGTGGCAACCTCACCTTGTAGTTCAATTCGATAAAGCTCTTCAGGATTCAGTGTAACTTTGTCCTCATATTCTTCATTACGTCCATACACTCTGAGCGGGAGAATTTTCAATTCAAAAGGCAAATTAATACCTGCCGGTAAATCACATCCAGAATCTGTTATAAAAGTGACCATGCTATCTCACCTCTTGTACTGACGTGTGGTCTTTTTCAGAAAGAATTATACTCCATACAACAAAATTAGTCAATATAAAACTTTTTGATTGCCTCTAACATTATTATTGACAAAAAACAATTATTGTGGTATATTAACTTTTGTCAAATATGGAGATGTTTTTATAGTAGGTATCAAATTTACCAAGTTAAAAGGGGGAATGCTTATGGATTTGGAAAAAAGAGTGTGTGAAATCGTAGC
It encodes the following:
- the fabG gene encoding 3-oxoacyl-ACP reductase FabG, translated to MGRLDGKVAIVTGASGGIGKAITKEFIEEGCIVVGFNYTPSSENIDARFYHEYILDITDRNAVESAVKNVVQKLGRIDILVNNAGITKDNLVYRMTYEEWDSVINTNLTGAFNMVKATIREIAKNEGVIINVSSVVGLEGNIGQANYAASKAGLIGLTKSLAKEFGRKNVRVNAIAPGFIETPMTEKLPEEIKKTALEKISMRRFGKPEEVAKLVKFLVIDGTYINGQVIIIDGGMEL
- a CDS encoding biotin transporter BioY gives rise to the protein MEDKNNKGTKGNIRDLRRIAIIPLFAALTAVGAQIAVPVGNVPITLQMLFVFLSGFLLGPVEAMTSMLLYLTLGAVGLPVFANFSGGIAHLVGPTSGYLWAFPISAFLIAQLRRKFNTVLSGVVGLAVVYIIGWTVLGLHIGSYRKAFIVGVIPFVFIDFAKLFVANLVALKLDKVMRGKEYGQT
- the fabD gene encoding ACP S-malonyltransferase; amino-acid sequence: MKLAYIFPGQGSQYSGMASDFSKYESWDNYAKVANDVLGFDLIEIMDGDEEVLKLTENAQPAIYLASYVAFTELKKCFREPDFVAGHSLGEYTALAVAGVYDFETGIYLVRKRGEYISQAMKPGEGSMAAVVGVAIEEIEELVRKYDGLYIANYNSEEQTVVSGKSESIKSFVKHLTENGKRAIELKVSGPFHTPFLESAREKMAAEVEHIKFRQPKYPIVMNSVAREITDPEQIKHYVLEQISGPVYWKQSIDRMIALGVDEFVEVGPKNVLTSMLKKAKLNAKHFSTLIETKNLTEGVTGGR
- the fabK gene encoding enoyl-[acyl-carrier-protein] reductase FabK, whose protein sequence is MNFKENNRICQLLNIEYPIIMGGMSWAGTPKLAAAVSNAGGLGVIGSGAMNRAQLKEAIDTIRKLTDKPFGVNIILVSPYADELVDLVIEEKVPVVTFGAGNPSKYMSKLKEAGVKVLPVVASDNMAKMMERIGADAVIAEGMESGGHIGEVTTLVLVNAVCRAVKIPVIAAGGIADGKSMAAMFALGAEGIQMGTRFIASTEADTHENFKKLIIKSSIRDTVITGAPLGHPARVIETRFAKKVKELETKNLQEAEEVLVGSLRKAVVDGNIEEGSFMAGQCVGLINEIKPVKEIITDIVNEFYATIQELCELLK
- the fabZ gene encoding 3-hydroxyacyl-ACP dehydratase FabZ → MNEKKTLRGKEEILKILPHRDPILLVDEVIEQGEDYIIAKKYVTKDEPVFKGHFPGYPIYPGVYIIEGLAQTAGVLLLENVERNSIPIFIGIDEARFKKEVRPNCELTYEVKVLDKKGPIVIVDGKAKVDGQLVAKAKLMVGVKKGEGKDSSSAVEDKVQSEADGR
- the fabF gene encoding beta-ketoacyl-ACP synthase II, translated to MKRRVVVTGIGVISPIGCSLETFAQNLRNMHIGIDKITSFDASNLPVQIAAEVRDFKPEEYMDRKLAKRLDRFNQFAIAAARQAITMSGLDFNGIEERVAVLVSSGMGGFLTLAEQNEVMKEKGPERVSPFLIPMILINMASGVIAMEFGLKGPNFAPVSACATSVHSIALGAMLIRHGYADVAIVGGSEATIAPLPISGFASMRALSTRNDEPKKASRPFDKGRDGFVMGEGAGVLVLESEEFARARGAKIIAEIKGYAMNDDAYHFSAPDPEARGSTKVMKMAIEDAALSINEIDFVSCHATSTPAGDEVELKAIENVFGERVKDIYVNSMKTLTGHLLGAAGAVETIASIVQMNEGFIHGMPNLEELDGPDYFNIPRTTIEGVEIRNFIKNSFGFGGHNASLVVGRYE
- a CDS encoding DegV family protein encodes the protein MVTFITDSGCDLPAGINLPFELKILPLRVYGRNEEYEDKVTLNPEELYRIELQGEVATTSLPKPKAVERVLKEASESSEKVYVITISSKLSNTYDIVQSVVSSLGAKNIVVLDSKTASIKQGYVLLKAMELVRKNGNLTQKDIDKAVENSQLVFFVPTLEYLYRGGRIGKAKAFFGKLLNIKPILTTDNEGEVNTLGTVRTLESGVSSMAKIAQDFVNQKGIARHYSIIGGFTIESMKNYLDKLIANFDEKAVLGISNIGAAIAAHVGPEAFGMVIGEKVEI